From the Astatotilapia calliptera chromosome 6, fAstCal1.2, whole genome shotgun sequence genome, one window contains:
- the tomm20b gene encoding mitochondrial import receptor subunit TOM20 homolog B, which yields MMGGRTSAIAAGVCGALFVGYCIYFDRKRRNDPNFKNRLRERRRKQKAAKERAGLAKLPDLKDAEAVQKFFLEEIQLGEELLAQGDYEKGVDHLTNAIAVCGQPQQLLQVLQQTLPPPVFQMLLTKLPSISQRIVSAQSLSEDDIE from the exons ATGATGGGCGGAAGGACGAGTGCCATAGCGGCGGGTGTATGCGGAGCTCTGTTTGTCGGTTACTGTATTTATTTCGACAGGAAACGACGGAATGACCCGAACTTCAAGAACAGGCTACGAGAAC GGAGAAGAAAGCAGAAGGCTGCCAAAGAGAGGGCAGGCCTGGCAAAG CTTCCAGATCTGAAGGATGCTGAAGCCGTGCAGAAGTTCTTCCTGGAGGAAATCCAGTTGGGAGAGGAGCTGCTGGCTCAGG GAGACTACGAGAAAGGTGTGGATCACCTGACCAACGCCATCGCTGTGTGTGGTCAGCCTCAGCAGCTACTACAGGTGCTGCAGCAGACTCTGCCTCCACCCGTCTTCCAGATGCTGCTCACCAAGCTGCCCAGTATCAGCCAG CGTATCGTGAGCGCACAGAGTCTGAGTGAGGATGATATAGAATGA
- the rbm34 gene encoding RNA-binding protein 34, producing the protein MKKKAHNREVSPGQQSADYTVGQVSGSLFQKNSAASGSLSALFSTAAASTALLFKPAPLPVQKSTETKEQKQKSPQVKGQPRQEKQQQPAKEKSAANQELEKRESGLQKADEDEDGPEKPNRKRKRQTSESGRENDTEYWVMKRQRLKASKAQETLKKKRTVFVGNLPISCTKKTLRSLFRDKGSIESIRFRSVVREDPSMSRKVAAIKRKVHPKKQSINAYVVFKDEDGITKALERNGMEIEKDFHIRVDRVADSSSHDHKRSVFVGNLSFDINELTFRRHFEECGTVEAVRLVRDKNSGLGKGFGYVLFESTDSVQLALKLDGSKLEGRSIRVKRSLKKEKQKSNGDGKATTRKTGKTLKTGSGRERAAGRGAFKSPRKVMGNQRKLSRSSASFKGEMADPDKKTKKKALKKKRVKPEKSVHI; encoded by the exons ATGAAGAAGAAAGCCCACAACAG AGAGGTGTCGCCAGGACAACAGTCAGCTGACTACACAGTGGGTCAGGTGTCAGGAAGCTTATTCCAGAAGAACTCTGCAGCCTCTGGATCCCTGTCGGCTTtattcagcacagcagcagcatccaCAGCGCTGCTGTTCAAGCCTGCGCCTCTG CCGGttcaaaaaagcacagaaaccaaagagcagaagcagaaaagcccacaggtcaaaggtcagccacgccaggagaagcagcagcagccagctaAGGAGAAatcagcagccaatcaggagctGGAAAAAAG AGAGAGTGGTTTACAAAAGGCAGACGAGGATGAGGACGGGCCagaaaaacccaacaggaagaggaagagacaAACCTCCGAGTCGGGCAGAGAGAACGACACAGAGTACTGGGTGATGaagagacagaggctgaaggCCAGCAAGGCGCAGGAGACCTTGAAGAAGAAAAGGACTGTGTTTGTCGGCAACCTTCCCATCAGCTGCACCAAGAAG ACCCTGCGGAGCCTCTTCAGGGATAAAGGATCCATCGAATCTATTCGCTTTCGCTCTGTG GTCAGAGAGGACCCCTCCATGTCTCGTAAAGTAGCTGCTATCAA GCGCAAAGTCCACCCAAAGAAGCAGAGCATCAATGCCTACGTAGTGTTTAAAGATGAAGATGGCATCACCAAAGCTTTGGAGAG GAATGGCATGGAGATAGAGAAAGACTTTCACATCCGAGTGGACAGAGTGGCCGACAGCTCATCT CACGACCACAAGCGTTCTGTTTTCGTGGGGAATCTCTCATTTG ACATCAACGAGCTGACTTTTCGAAGGCATTTCGAAGAGTGTGGGACAGTGGAGGCAGTGCGACTGGTGCGAGACAAGAACTCGGGCTTGGGGAAAGGATTTGGTTACGTCCTGTTTGAG AGTACCGATTCTGTGCAGCTGGCGTTGAAACTGGACGGCTCAAAGCTGGAGGGCAGATCCATCCGGGTGAAGAGGTCACTGAAGAAGGAGAAGCAGAAGAGTAACGGTGATGGCAAAGCAACAACAAGGAAGACCGGCAAGACTCTGAAGACGGGTTCTGGACGGGAGAGGGCGGCTGGTCGAGGAGCTTTCAAGTCCCCAAGGAAGGTGATGGGAAACCAGCGCAAGTTGAGCAGAAGCTCCGCTTCTTTCAAAGGAGAGATGGCAGATCCAGACAAAAAGACTAAAAAGAAAGCACTGAAGAAAAAGAGAGTGAAGCCAGAAAAGTCTGTTCATATTTAA
- the tbce gene encoding tubulin-specific chaperone E, protein MGVDEAEVPVDAVGKRVSCGGERATVRYFGPVPPTAGLWLGVEWDNPDRGKHDGSHEGVQYFTCRHPTGGSFVRPAKVSFGVDYLTAVRQEYKIDSEEVLSEEISISKKKLKWGNIKERGFESLPSVLLSRSDVSWSGADGEIRTTTPNVEWLDLTGTLMSCWEDVATISQQLDRLEGLQLSYNRLRLPPDPSALRHAFSALKVVVLNGCQLTWPQILECAPMWPQLEDLCVEENSITELQRPEGLLQSLKSLSLSSNPLVQDSVLSLSALPRLEQLNLSKTGLSVIQFEDAAPGSHTAAYAALKNLNLDHNSITEWFVVNELAKLPSLVRLSCRGNKLVSRDGNPKTANQMLIAKLGQLVVLNSCEIHADDRRGAELDYIKMFGEEWLKAGGRSQPSPQFICEHPRYQALISKYGAPEEGELRKPEPFALKNQLLKITFVFPDDANRKPLEKKLPASMVVQKVKGLLYRLLKVPAADLRLTYTSPKMVGTEFEIDSDLKTLQFYSIEDGDQVLVRWS, encoded by the exons ATGGGAGTAGACGAGGCGGAGGTGCCGGTGGATGCGGTGGGTAAGCGGGTGTCCTGCGGCGGGGAGCGGGCCACAGTGCGCTACTTTGGACCTGTACCCCCCACAGCAG GTCTGTGGCTGGGTGTGGAGTGGGACAACCCCGACAGAGGCAAACATGACGGCAGCCACGAGGGAGTGCAGTATTTCACGTGCAG ACACCCCACAGGAGGCTCCTTCGTCCGTCCGGCAAAGGTGAGCTTTGGAGTGGACTATCTGACCGCCGTGCGACAGGAGTACAAGATCGACTCAGAGGAGGTGCTGAGTGAGGAGATCTCCATCTCCAAGAAGAAGCTCAAGTGGGGGAACATCAAGGAGCGTGG tTTTGAGAGCCTTCCCTCAGTGCTGCTGAGCCGCTCTGACGTGAGCTGGTCTGGTGCTGATGGGGAAATCAGGACCACAACTCCCA ATGTGGAGTGGCTGGACCTGACTGGGACTCTGATGTCGTGCTGGGAGGATGTggccaccatcagccagcagctgGACAGACTGGAAGGACTGCAGCtcag TTACAACAGACTCCGTTTGCCCCCTGACCCCTCGGCTCTACGCCACGCTTTCTCAGCCCTCAAAGTCGTCGTGCTCAACGGCTGCCAGCTCACCTGGCCACAG ATTCTGGAATGCGCTCCCATGTGGCCACAGCTGGAGGACCTGTGTGTGGAAGAAAACAGCatcacagagctgcagag GCCTGAGGGACTGCTGCAGTCGCTGAAGAGTCTGAGCTTGTCCAGTAATCCTTTGGTGCAGGACAGCGTGCTCAGTTTATCTGCTCTGCCCAG GCTGGAGCAGCTGAATTTATCCAAGACCGGACTGTCTGTCATTCAGTTTGAAGATGCTGCCCCCG GGTCTCACACAGCCGCGTATGCAGCGCTGAAGAACCTCAACCTGGACCACAACAGCATCACTGAG TGGTTTGTGGTGAACGAGCTGGCCAAACTTCCCAGTTTGGTCCGGCTTTCTTGCCGTGGCAACAAGCTGGTGAGCAGGGATGGAAACCcgaaaacagccaatcagatgctgATCGCTAAACTGGGACAGCTGGTTGTGCTGAACAGCTGCGAG ATTCACGCTGACGACAGGAGGGGAGCGGAGCTCGACTATATCAAGATGTTTGGAGAGGAGTGGCTAAAGGCGGGTGGGCGGAGTCAGCCCAGCCCTCAGTTCATCTGTGAACACCCTCGTTATCAGGCCCTCATCAGCA AGTATGGTGCTCCTGAGGAAGGCGAGCTGAGGAAGCCAGAGCCTTTTGCCCTGAAAAATCAGCTGTTAA AGATTACCTTTGTGTTTCCGGACGATGCTAACCGCAAACCACTGGAGAAGAAACTTCCAG CCTCCATGGTTGTGCAGAAGGTGAAGGGCCTGCTGTACAGGCTGCTCAAGGTCCCTGCAGCAGATCTGAGGCTCACCTACACCAGCCCCAAG ATGGTGGGGACAGAGTTCGAGATCGACAGTGACCTGAAAACACTGCAGTTTTACTCCATAGAGGATGGAGACCAGGTGCTGGTGCGCTGGTCCTGA